The following are encoded together in the Thermoanaerobaculia bacterium genome:
- a CDS encoding DUF2817 domain-containing protein: MPIHNKFLLVLAIALLSTPRGALSDTFQERVLVEIRTDTEQQIDSLYGLKLNIDKREGSRFRVYVRPEEMEKLTHSGLPYTILTEIMTEERAQRAIPGYCSTTPWPCYYTPSRFDTESPPTGSLMEHLLDLHVQHPDITRLYDIGDSQDGAYDILAIKVSDNPDQDEVEPEVRIIAAIHGDETSSMMVACSVLDWIVENYGTDAEATQIVQGAEVWFVPLVNPWGLAAQSRFNSRGIDLNRNFRGPNGNDEPYNQPFTESETRAIRDLTEVLGHRFTTSISFHSGATLFNSVYNYTPAATTDEPIFFSSRSGGPWGRADPSEHGLAEAYERDVTTYGFWFTNGAEWYITRGDTNDWSYSEWGDLDTTVEVTTTKWPNSNQIPFYTEQHRQATINYILKSFQGVSGRMTDNATGQALDGRVEVTATESTYTAVPHAYKAVPTDPRLGDFHRILQPGIYSMTCRAEGYAPLTIENIVVAADATTEIDCSLVSIEGRQHRRPFGGPS, from the coding sequence ATGCCGATTCACAACAAATTCCTACTCGTTCTTGCCATCGCACTTCTCAGCACGCCACGCGGGGCCCTTTCCGACACTTTCCAGGAACGCGTGCTTGTGGAGATCAGAACTGACACAGAGCAGCAGATCGACTCTCTGTACGGGCTGAAGTTAAATATTGATAAAAGGGAGGGATCACGATTTCGGGTTTACGTTCGCCCTGAAGAGATGGAAAAACTCACGCATTCCGGTCTTCCGTACACAATCCTGACGGAAATCATGACCGAAGAACGGGCGCAGCGTGCGATTCCCGGGTATTGCTCCACAACACCATGGCCCTGTTATTACACACCTTCCCGATTCGACACAGAATCGCCTCCGACAGGATCTCTCATGGAGCACCTTCTTGATCTCCATGTCCAGCATCCGGATATAACCCGCCTCTACGACATTGGTGATTCCCAGGATGGAGCGTATGACATTCTTGCCATAAAAGTATCGGACAACCCGGACCAGGATGAGGTGGAACCGGAGGTCCGAATTATCGCGGCGATTCATGGCGATGAAACTTCTTCGATGATGGTTGCATGTTCTGTCCTGGACTGGATCGTGGAGAACTACGGAACCGATGCGGAGGCCACACAGATTGTCCAGGGCGCCGAAGTCTGGTTCGTGCCCCTTGTCAACCCCTGGGGTCTGGCCGCGCAGAGCCGTTTCAACAGCCGGGGGATTGACCTCAACCGTAATTTTCGGGGACCAAACGGGAATGACGAGCCCTACAACCAGCCCTTCACAGAGTCCGAGACCCGGGCAATCAGGGATCTCACGGAGGTGCTTGGACATCGGTTTACAACCTCCATTTCATTCCATTCCGGGGCGACCCTGTTCAACTCGGTCTACAATTACACGCCCGCGGCCACAACGGATGAACCCATCTTCTTTTCTTCCCGGTCCGGCGGTCCATGGGGCAGAGCAGACCCTTCGGAGCACGGACTTGCAGAAGCGTATGAACGGGATGTTACAACCTATGGATTCTGGTTCACCAACGGTGCGGAATGGTACATCACACGGGGGGACACCAACGACTGGTCCTATTCCGAATGGGGAGACCTGGACACGACGGTCGAAGTCACTACCACCAAGTGGCCCAACTCAAACCAAATCCCCTTCTATACCGAACAGCACCGCCAGGCCACCATCAATTACATCTTGAAAAGCTTCCAGGGTGTATCCGGTCGGATGACCGATAACGCCACGGGACAGGCCCTGGATGGCCGGGTGGAGGTGACGGCGACAGAATCGACCTACACCGCAGTCCCCCATGCCTATAAGGCTGTCCCGACCGATCCACGGCTGGGAGACTTCCATCGAATCCTTCAACCGGGCATCTACTCCATGACATGCAGGGCGGAAGGGTATGCACCCTTAACGATCGAAAATATTGTTGTGGCCGCTGATGCTACAACTGAAATCGACTGTTCCCTGGTATCGATCGAAGGCCGTCAGCACCGCCGGCCCTTTGGAGGACCTTCCTGA
- a CDS encoding C69 family dipeptidase, giving the protein MFRYLSMLMLIVSIPALIFGCTNFLITQGASVDGSVMISYSADSHEFYGDLLILPAGVHGEGTMVDIIEWDSGKYLGQIPQAPRTYSVVGHINEHQVAIAETTFTGRSELEGPSGILDYGSLMFLALQRAKTAREAIGVITSLVDEYGYASTGESLSIADKNEAWIMEIIGKGKGEKGAVWVARRIPDGFISAHANQSRIHQFPMNDPENCVYAPDVIEFARKKGYFEGKDKDFSFADAYAPADYGALRFCEARVWAMFNRARPSEKISSDYVLAEEGATPMPLWIKPDKKLSVHDVMEFMRDHFEGTVLDMTKDVGAGPYKLPYRWRPLTWKVDDVEYCNERATSTQQTGFSFVAQMRSTLPDPIGGIIWFGVDDTYSTVYVPMYCGITRAPHSFARGTGSFHEFSWDAAFWVFNFVSNYAYGRYSEMIQDIQKVQRELEGSFLAEVPEIDRAALNLYKDAPRRARDYLTEYSARRGDEVTARWKKLGEFLIYKYLDGNLKDAQGHVTHPGYPEDWYKRVVQDTGDHFKMKKLPGEEPTH; this is encoded by the coding sequence ATGTTTCGATATCTTTCCATGCTGATGCTTATCGTTTCAATTCCTGCACTGATCTTTGGGTGTACAAATTTTTTAATCACACAGGGAGCTTCCGTGGATGGGTCGGTCATGATCTCCTATTCCGCAGATTCCCATGAATTCTATGGTGATCTTCTGATTCTTCCCGCGGGTGTGCATGGAGAGGGAACCATGGTTGATATTATCGAATGGGATTCCGGAAAATATCTGGGGCAGATTCCCCAGGCGCCCCGGACCTACAGCGTGGTCGGTCACATCAATGAGCACCAGGTCGCCATCGCGGAAACAACCTTTACCGGGCGGAGCGAACTCGAAGGACCCAGCGGGATCCTGGATTACGGAAGTTTAATGTTCCTTGCCCTGCAACGGGCAAAGACAGCCCGTGAAGCCATCGGTGTCATCACGAGCCTTGTGGATGAGTATGGTTACGCTTCCACGGGAGAATCTCTTTCCATTGCCGATAAAAATGAGGCATGGATCATGGAGATCATTGGGAAGGGCAAGGGAGAGAAGGGAGCTGTCTGGGTTGCTCGCAGAATCCCGGACGGGTTCATTTCGGCCCATGCCAACCAGTCCCGGATTCATCAGTTTCCTATGAATGATCCTGAAAACTGCGTCTACGCTCCGGATGTAATCGAATTTGCAAGGAAGAAGGGATATTTTGAAGGGAAGGATAAAGATTTTTCCTTCGCAGATGCTTACGCTCCGGCCGATTACGGCGCGCTCCGTTTTTGTGAGGCCAGAGTCTGGGCCATGTTCAACCGGGCTCGGCCCTCCGAGAAAATTTCATCGGATTATGTTCTGGCTGAAGAAGGTGCGACTCCGATGCCCCTGTGGATCAAACCCGATAAGAAACTTTCCGTTCATGATGTCATGGAGTTCATGAGAGACCATTTCGAAGGAACGGTTCTTGATATGACCAAAGATGTGGGTGCGGGTCCCTACAAGCTTCCCTACCGCTGGCGCCCGCTAACCTGGAAGGTCGATGATGTTGAATACTGCAACGAGAGAGCGACCTCCACACAGCAGACCGGGTTTTCCTTTGTGGCCCAGATGCGTTCCACCCTTCCCGATCCCATAGGTGGGATTATCTGGTTCGGGGTGGACGATACGTACAGTACAGTCTACGTGCCGATGTACTGCGGGATCACTCGGGCTCCCCACAGCTTCGCCCGTGGAACGGGTTCATTCCATGAGTTTTCCTGGGATGCGGCCTTCTGGGTGTTTAACTTTGTCTCCAACTATGCGTATGGTCGATACAGCGAGATGATCCAGGACATTCAGAAGGTCCAGCGGGAGCTGGAAGGGTCGTTTCTTGCCGAAGTCCCGGAGATCGATCGGGCAGCTCTGAATCTTTACAAAGACGCTCCCCGTCGTGCCAGGGATTACCTTACGGAATACTCCGCACGCAGGGGGGACGAAGTGACAGCGAGGTGGAAAAAACTGGGAGAATTCCTGATTTACAAGTATCTCGATGGAAACCTGAAGGATGCCCAGGGACATGTTACCCACCCCGGCTACCCTGAAGACTGGTACAAAAGAGTCGTGCAGGATACGGGTGACCATTTCAAGATGAAGAAGCTACCCGGAGAAGAACCGACCCACTGA
- a CDS encoding aldo/keto reductase, translating into MSEERKSTNRRTFIRMGVAGVAGLSAGALKGQEPEKKTPSGKEETNPHPIPRRKLGRTGIEVPILSMGAQAEDPAVYRAAAKAGITHFDTAETYNRGQHEEMLAEAMKDFPREQLLIGTKVYMHADQKTGLYPKNLSISSFYEKFEGSLKRLKMDYVDILYIHSVTSAGGVSCAPLMEALVKLKKEGKTRAIGLSTHTNEAQVIDAAREAKVYEVILTSYNFLQPHSAEMQRAIEQGAKAGIGFVAMKTQAGVFYDRERKEPIPMKAALKWALSNPHIATAIAGFTTFDQLEEDLAAVQDLSLSAEEKKGLRLVEGKAGLYCSQCRQCLDQCPHSLSIPDYMRAYMYAYGYRNLSKAYQTLSEFKGKAVPCTECPSCTVTCAKQFDVKMKVLDVARISNIPEDILT; encoded by the coding sequence ATGAGTGAAGAAAGAAAATCGACCAATCGCCGAACCTTTATTCGGATGGGTGTTGCAGGTGTTGCAGGACTCTCTGCCGGAGCGTTGAAGGGACAGGAACCTGAAAAAAAGACGCCGTCCGGTAAAGAAGAGACGAATCCGCATCCGATCCCGCGGCGGAAGCTTGGAAGGACTGGAATTGAAGTACCCATTCTGAGCATGGGTGCCCAGGCGGAAGATCCGGCGGTCTATCGGGCTGCAGCAAAGGCCGGAATTACGCACTTTGACACGGCTGAAACCTATAATCGCGGGCAACATGAGGAGATGTTGGCCGAAGCCATGAAAGACTTCCCCCGGGAGCAGCTTCTCATCGGAACCAAGGTGTACATGCACGCAGATCAGAAAACGGGTCTCTATCCGAAAAATCTCTCCATCTCTTCCTTTTATGAGAAATTTGAAGGCAGTCTGAAGCGGCTCAAGATGGACTATGTCGACATCCTTTATATTCACAGCGTGACTTCCGCGGGAGGAGTCTCCTGCGCACCCCTCATGGAAGCCCTTGTGAAGCTGAAAAAAGAAGGGAAGACGCGTGCGATCGGATTGTCGACCCACACGAATGAAGCCCAGGTGATCGACGCCGCGAGGGAGGCAAAGGTATACGAGGTAATTCTCACGTCTTACAACTTTCTCCAGCCCCATTCAGCGGAGATGCAGCGCGCCATAGAACAGGGTGCGAAGGCTGGAATTGGATTTGTGGCAATGAAAACGCAGGCCGGTGTCTTCTATGACCGGGAGAGAAAAGAACCCATCCCGATGAAAGCGGCCTTGAAATGGGCTCTTTCCAATCCCCATATTGCGACGGCCATCGCCGGGTTCACGACCTTTGATCAGCTTGAGGAAGATCTCGCCGCTGTCCAGGATCTTTCGCTTTCTGCCGAGGAAAAGAAGGGCCTCCGTCTGGTCGAAGGAAAGGCCGGTCTCTATTGCTCTCAGTGCCGTCAATGTCTGGATCAGTGTCCTCACAGCCTGTCCATTCCTGACTACATGAGGGCCTACATGTATGCCTATGGCTACCGCAATCTCTCAAAAGCCTATCAAACCCTTTCCGAATTCAAGGGAAAAGCGGTTCCCTGCACAGAGTGCCCATCGTGCACGGTCACATGCGCGAAGCAATTCGATGTAAAAATGAAAGTTCTCGATGTGGCCAGGATTTCAAATATTCCGGAGGATATCCTTACCTGA